The Agreia sp. COWG nucleotide sequence TCGGCGAGGGCGCGGCCCCGGCGGTGGATGCGTCCGATACGTCGGTTCTCGACGTGCGCGGGGCGTTCGTCGCTCCCGGGTTCGTCTCGTCGCACAGCCACCTCTTCACCAGCGGCTCACGCGGCCTCGCGGTGAACGAGACCCTCTACGGCTGGTGCACGGCGATGTTCGCCGTGACCGGCGCGGCCTCTCCGGCCGAGATCTACTGGTGCACCCTGCACGGCGCCTTCGACATGCTGAACAACGGCGTCACGACGGCTTTCGACTTCACCGACGGGCGCCTGCCCTGGGAGCCGATGATCGACGGTCGGCGGCAGACGGAGGCTCCGCCCCAGGAGTTGCGGCCGCTCGAGTATCTGACGCGGCAGGCCGACGCGAAGCTCGCCAGCGGCATCCGGTTCGTGAACTCGGTGATGATCGACGACTCCGTCGGCGGGCGCGACGAGGTCTTCGCCCGGCTGGGTGAGATCGTCGAGTACTGCGAGGCGCTGGACCGGCGCTTCATGCTGAGGGTGGCCATCAGCGGCGCCGGCCAATGGTCGCCCAATCCGGAGTGTGCCGAGATCGAGGTCGAGGGCATGCGGCGATTCGGCCTCATCAACCAGGCGCATCTGCTCGAGACCCGGGAGGCCGTCGAACTGCAGCGCGAGAAGTTCGATCGCTACGAGGCGGCCGGCGCCCTGGGCCCGGACTTCATCTTCGGCCACTTCATCCAGACCACGCCCGACATCCTCAAGCGCACGGCCGAGGCCGGGGCGAACATGTCATGGCAGCCCAACGCCAACGGCCGGCTCGCGTCGGGGATCGCGGCGATCCCGGCCATGCGTGAACGCGGCATTCGTGTGGGAATGGGCCTCGACGACCAGGCCTGCTCCGACATCTCGGATCCCTTTCAGAACATGCGCATGGGAATGTACGCCATCCGCGCGACGACGGGTGACCCGACGGGCCTCAGCACTGCCGACATGCTGCGGATGCACACCCTCGGCTCGGCCGAGATCCTCGGCATCGACGACAGGGTGGGCAGCCTCGAGCCCGGCAAGTTCGCCGACTTCGTGGTGGTCGACCCTCGCTCGCCCGACGTGGGCCCGCTCTGGGATCCGGTGTCGAGCTACGTTCTGGCCTGCGGACTGCGCAACCTCAAGCGCGTCTACGTCGGGGGAGTGCTCTCGTCGGTCGACGGCGAGGCGTGCGACCAGCGTGCGGCCGAGGCGAGCCGGCAGATCCACCGCATTCTGCCCGCCATCACGACGGGCGTTCCCTCGATCGGAGTACCCGCATGAGCGCCACCCAGCCCGCCTTCGGCCCGCGCACCTGGCCGGTCCGAGCCGGTCGAGCCGCGCTGGCCAGGCCGAGGCCCGAGCAGCGCCTCGTCGACATACGGGCGCTGCCCCAGCCCGTGTCGATCGACCTGGCGCACACGGCCATCATCGTGGTCGACATGCAGAACGACTTCTGCGCCGAGGGCGGGTGGCTCGACGGCATCGGCGTCGACGTCGAGCCCGCGCGCGCGGCCATCGATCCGCTTCAGGCGATCCTCCCGCCCCTTCGCGAGGCTGAAGTCCCCGTGATCTGGCTGAATTGGGGCACCAGGCCCGACAAGCTCAACCTGCCCGCGAATGTCTTGCACGTCTACGACGCCGACGGATCCGGTGGGGGCATCGGCGACAGTGTCGGCTCCAGCGACGCGGTGCTCACGAAGGGCAGCTGGGGCGCAGCGATCGTCGACGGCCTCGACGTGTCGGCGGGCGACATCCACGTAGACAAGTCGCGCATGAGCGGCTTCTGGGACTCGCCCCTCGACAGCATCCTGCGCACCCTCGACATCGACTGCCTGCTGTTCGCCGGCGTGAACGCCGACCAGTGTGTGCTCGCCACCCTGACCGACGCGGCCTGCCTCGGCTACGACTGCGTGATGCTCGAGGGGGCGAGCGCCACCACATCGCCGTCGTTCTGCCTCGACGCCACGGTGTACAACGTGCGCCAGTGCTTCGGCTTCACCGCGACGCCCGATGCCCTGCTCGCCGGCCTCGCCGCCCCCTGACCTGCACTGCCCCCGACCACCTCTCTATCCCGACCAAGGAGAACCCCATGGCGACCGCCCCCATCCTCAAGCACCTCTCAGACCTCACGGCACACCGCATCACGCCGGGAGACACCGTGCGCCTCGTTCCCCTGGCCGGCCCACTCGACGACTCGCCGGCGAGCGTGTTCTTCGAGATCTGGGATCCGAGCGGCGTGCAGCCAGACAACTCGCACCCCGACTCGGTGGAGATCTTCGTGTTCCTCGAGGGCTCGGGCGAGGCCTTCAGCGACGAGCACTCGGTGAAGGTCACCGCGGGAGACGTGCTGATTCTGCCGAGCGGTTCGGTGCACCACATCAAGAACACGTCCGAGACGGAGCGCCTCTACGCCGTCACGATCATGGCCAACGATCTGGGCTCGCAGGAGCTCGGTGCATCGACCGGCTTCGAGCACCTCGTGAAGAGCGGCGGCGAGGTGGAGTTCGAGGACTCGGACAAGGCCGTGCTCTTCGCCAGCCTGCGCGCGCTCGCCGGCCCGGCGTGAGGCCGCACACCCCGCTCCTCGGCCGGATGTCCACCGCCCAGGTCGCAGCGATCGACACGTCCGACGCGGTGGTCATCCAGCCCATCGGCGCGTTCGAGCAGCACGGGGCACACCTGCCGCTCGATACCGATGCCCTCGTCGCCGAGACGGTGGCCGCCCGCGCCAGGGCGCTGCTCGCCGACGACGCGAACGTGTGGCTGCTGCCGACCCTGCGCTACGGCAAGTCGAACGAGCACGCCGGCCGCGCCGGAACGGTCACGCTCGGCGCCTCGACCCTGCTCGCCCTTCTGCACGACGTGGGCGAATCCGT carries:
- a CDS encoding amidohydrolase family protein, which translates into the protein MAAPRLLIVGATILPVADDAPSVIRDGWMLVVDGVIDSVGEGAAPAVDASDTSVLDVRGAFVAPGFVSSHSHLFTSGSRGLAVNETLYGWCTAMFAVTGAASPAEIYWCTLHGAFDMLNNGVTTAFDFTDGRLPWEPMIDGRRQTEAPPQELRPLEYLTRQADAKLASGIRFVNSVMIDDSVGGRDEVFARLGEIVEYCEALDRRFMLRVAISGAGQWSPNPECAEIEVEGMRRFGLINQAHLLETREAVELQREKFDRYEAAGALGPDFIFGHFIQTTPDILKRTAEAGANMSWQPNANGRLASGIAAIPAMRERGIRVGMGLDDQACSDISDPFQNMRMGMYAIRATTGDPTGLSTADMLRMHTLGSAEILGIDDRVGSLEPGKFADFVVVDPRSPDVGPLWDPVSSYVLACGLRNLKRVYVGGVLSSVDGEACDQRAAEASRQIHRILPAITTGVPSIGVPA
- a CDS encoding cysteine hydrolase family protein, with the translated sequence MSATQPAFGPRTWPVRAGRAALARPRPEQRLVDIRALPQPVSIDLAHTAIIVVDMQNDFCAEGGWLDGIGVDVEPARAAIDPLQAILPPLREAEVPVIWLNWGTRPDKLNLPANVLHVYDADGSGGGIGDSVGSSDAVLTKGSWGAAIVDGLDVSAGDIHVDKSRMSGFWDSPLDSILRTLDIDCLLFAGVNADQCVLATLTDAACLGYDCVMLEGASATTSPSFCLDATVYNVRQCFGFTATPDALLAGLAAP
- a CDS encoding cupin domain-containing protein, which translates into the protein MATAPILKHLSDLTAHRITPGDTVRLVPLAGPLDDSPASVFFEIWDPSGVQPDNSHPDSVEIFVFLEGSGEAFSDEHSVKVTAGDVLILPSGSVHHIKNTSETERLYAVTIMANDLGSQELGASTGFEHLVKSGGEVEFEDSDKAVLFASLRALAGPA